The following are encoded together in the Phaseolus vulgaris cultivar G19833 chromosome 9, P. vulgaris v2.0, whole genome shotgun sequence genome:
- the LOC137821996 gene encoding BURP domain protein USPL1-like produces MYKGMSFMFWFLFIYLLVTLCSYGCGARELAGTENKVLEIALEEGHNTSNNIQDHAMNHPNKPGHSVIPKLDTHEHRHMDPSLMVFFTLKDLRVGKRMAIHFPKRDPSKSPKLWPKEEADSLPFSSKQLPYLLKLFSFSPHSPQATAIENTLRECESKPIKGEVKFCATSLESMLDFTQRILGVTSELQVLSTLHQTKSSVTFQNYTILETLMEIPAPKMVACHTMPYPYAVFYCHSQDNGNRVYRVSLGGENGDRVEAMVVCHLDTSQWAPTHVSFQVLGITPGTSPVCHFFPADHLIFLPKLQAHGSSTM; encoded by the exons ATGTACAAGGGCATGAGTTTTATGTTTTGGTTCCTCTTTATTTATCTACTAGTAACCCTG TGCTCCTATGGATGCGGAGCCAGAGAATTGGCTGGAACAGAAAACAAAGTCTTGGAAATTGCACTTGAAGAGGGTCACAACACCTCTAACAATATTCAAGATCATGCCATGAATCACCCAAATAAACCAGGTCACAGTGTTATTCCAAAACTAGACACTCATGAGCATAGGCATATGGACCCTTCACTAATGGTGTTCTTCACTTTGAAAGATTTAAGGGTAGGGAAGAGAATGGCCATTCACTTTCCAAAGAGAGATCCATCAAAATCCCCCAAGTTGTGGCCCAAAGAAGAAGCTGATTCACTCCCTTTCTCGTCCAAACAACTGCCATACCTTCTCAAACTCTTCTCTTTCTCACCACACTCCCCCCAGGCCACAGCTATAGAGAACACCCTTAGAGAATGTGAGAGCAAACCCATCAAAGGAGAGGTAAAGTTCTGTGCCACCTCTTTAGAATCCATGCTAGACTTTACACAAAGAATTCTAGGGGTGACATCAGAACTCCAAGTTTTGTCCACCTTGCACCAAACCAAGTCAAGTGTCACTTTCCAAAACTACACTATCCTAGAAACCCTCATGGAAATCCCTGCTCCCAAGATGGTGGCTTGTCACACCATGCCTTACCCTTATGCTGTTTTTTATTGTCATAGCCAAGATAATGGGAATAGGGTATACAGGGTCTCACTAGGTGGTGAAAATGGAGATAGAGTGGAAGCTATGGTTGTTTGTCACCTAGATACCTCCCAATGGGCACCTACTCATGTTTCATTTCAGGTTCTTGGGATTACTCCAGGAACCTCTCCTGTGTGCCACTTCTTCCCAGCGGATCATCTCATTTTTCTCCCCAAACTGCAAGCTCACGGTTCTTCAACCATGTGA